The Pithys albifrons albifrons isolate INPA30051 chromosome 23, PitAlb_v1, whole genome shotgun sequence genome contains a region encoding:
- the PTS gene encoding 6-pyruvoyl tetrahydrobiopterin synthase: MSPRSARLARLSRSVTFSACHRLHSKSLSDEENLKLFGKCNNPNGHGHNYKVTVTVRGEIDPVSGMVMNLAELKEYLQEAVMDPLDHKNLDKDVPYFAEVVSTTENVAVFIWENLQRLLPSGILYKVKVCETDQNVVVYKGEETTAEK, translated from the exons ATGTCGCCGCGCTCCGCCCGCCTGGCGCGGCTGTCGCGCTCCGTCACCTTCAGCGCCTGCCACCGCCTGCACAG TAAATCACTGAGTGATGAAGAAAACCTGAAGCTGTTTGGGAAATGCAACAACCCAAATGGCCATGGACACAACTATAAAG TTACAGTCACTGTGCGTGGAGAG aTTGACCCTGTCTCAGGAATGGTTATGAacctggcagagctgaaggaaTATCTGCAG gagGCAGTCATGGATCCACTTGACCACAAAAACCTGGACAAGGATGTGCCATACTTTGCTGAGGTGGtgag CACCACGGAGAACGTCGCAGTGTTCATCTGGGAGAACCTCCAGAGGCTCCTGCCCTCGGGAATTCTCTATAAGGTGAAGGTGTGTGAGACAGACCAGAACGTTGTGGTTTATAAAGGAGAAGAAACAACGGCTGAGAAGTGA
- the LOC139682252 gene encoding placenta-expressed transcript 1 protein-like, producing the protein MAAFLFLAQLLFLGPLVVAAHTDTCQQLRNATEGNFFVQVMPRMYQANTTYQVTIQKGTNTTANETRALYVLQALSQWNKSLGEWAGGDSMANCSSVDTAILNSTQSAANWTSPGTDVPFVVIRAYIIFPEEPAEFRALTLSRAPRPTLPPPTTPNSVPTVQGSSLFLAVLQLPLLLATSTLLS; encoded by the exons ATGGCAGCTTTCCTCTTCTTGGCACAGCTCCTCTTCCTGGGGCCACTGGTGGTGGCAGCACATACAGACACGTGTCAGCAGCTCAGGAATGCGACCGAGGGCAACTTCTTTGTGCAGGTGATGCCCAGAATGTACCAGGCAAACACGACCTACCAAG TTACAATCCAGAAGGGCACCAACACCACTGCCAACGAGACCAGAGCCCTCTACGTGCTGCAAGCCTTGTCCCAATGGAACAAGTCCCTGGGAGAATGGGCAGGGGGGGACAGCATGGCCAACTGCAGCTCTGTGGACACAGCAATACTGAACAGCACCCAGAGTGCAGCCAACTGGACATCTCCAGGCACAGATGTACCTTTTGTGGTAATCAG GGCATACATCATCTTCCCTGAAGAACCTGCAGAGTTCAGGGCTCTGACTCTGAGCAGAG caCCAAGACCAACCTTGCCACCACCCACCACACCCAActcagtgcccacagtgcaggGCAGCTCCTTgttcctggcagtgctgcagctgcccctgctccttgCCACAAGCACCCTGCTGTCCTAG